A portion of the Algisphaera agarilytica genome contains these proteins:
- a CDS encoding c-type cytochrome domain-containing protein, whose translation MKTLTIVLGILGALVAAALVAMPFVFPLEGEPGPDWVVAAGRFHILALHFPIGLLLIVPVFEMLGLPKFGKALRPVPSVLMGLAICFAVATCVLGYMLAWGDGDAGELLDDHLWGGIITTVVMIAALVIRLAYTTTKRAGVYVPYLATLGLSLASLTWGSHHGASLVHGEDYLYAKLPVSFQQTLGVYEAPPPPLSEASPVFAGIIEPIFNQHCYSCHSEAKEKGRFRMDEFELLLAGGKSGIPGVVHGDLSGSEVFTRISLPLNDDKVMPPIEKDRLSAQEAALIGWWIEGGASETVTIQQLAEQSFPEAIEAAVMELLGVEEEVPEPLSPEAFAAVAGQIKSHYGIDLFAYSQNLEDGLFLETQNASAPLSAEVLAELEPVATHLVSINLWRRQLEPGAVQQIVSFPALSTLQLGQTNITPEDLQHLVGLNKLRSLNLHGTAIDDSAVETLSQMKSLRRLFLFDTGISAEGIELLRGALKDCEILVPQPAGPETPVAEGEAPAEGESAEYVE comes from the coding sequence ATGAAGACACTCACCATTGTTTTGGGAATCCTCGGGGCGCTAGTGGCGGCCGCGCTCGTGGCGATGCCGTTCGTGTTTCCGCTGGAAGGCGAGCCCGGGCCCGACTGGGTCGTGGCGGCGGGGAGGTTCCATATCCTGGCGCTGCACTTCCCGATCGGTTTGCTGCTGATCGTGCCCGTGTTCGAGATGCTCGGGCTGCCGAAGTTCGGCAAGGCGTTGCGCCCCGTGCCGTCGGTGCTCATGGGCTTGGCGATCTGCTTTGCGGTGGCGACCTGCGTGCTGGGCTACATGCTTGCCTGGGGCGACGGCGATGCGGGCGAGCTGCTCGACGACCACCTCTGGGGCGGGATCATCACGACAGTGGTGATGATCGCGGCGCTCGTCATTCGGCTGGCGTACACCACGACCAAACGTGCCGGGGTTTACGTGCCCTACCTCGCGACGCTGGGTTTGAGCCTGGCGTCGCTGACCTGGGGCAGCCACCACGGGGCATCGCTGGTGCACGGCGAAGACTACCTCTACGCCAAGCTGCCCGTGTCGTTCCAGCAGACGCTGGGGGTGTACGAAGCGCCGCCGCCGCCCTTGAGCGAAGCCTCGCCGGTGTTCGCGGGCATCATCGAGCCGATTTTCAACCAGCACTGCTACTCGTGTCACAGCGAAGCCAAGGAGAAGGGTCGATTCCGCATGGACGAGTTCGAGCTGCTGCTCGCCGGCGGCAAGAGCGGAATCCCCGGCGTGGTCCACGGCGACCTGTCGGGCAGCGAAGTCTTCACGCGCATCTCCTTGCCCCTCAACGACGACAAAGTCATGCCGCCCATCGAGAAGGACCGGCTCTCCGCACAGGAAGCCGCGCTCATCGGCTGGTGGATCGAGGGCGGTGCGTCCGAGACAGTCACGATCCAACAACTCGCCGAGCAATCATTCCCCGAAGCGATCGAAGCTGCGGTGATGGAACTGCTGGGCGTCGAAGAAGAGGTACCCGAGCCGCTGAGCCCCGAGGCGTTCGCTGCGGTCGCGGGCCAGATCAAGTCTCACTACGGCATCGACCTCTTCGCCTACTCGCAGAACCTCGAAGACGGGCTGTTCCTCGAAACCCAGAACGCCTCGGCCCCGTTGAGCGCGGAGGTCTTGGCTGAACTCGAGCCGGTGGCGACTCACCTGGTGTCGATCAACCTCTGGCGTCGCCAACTCGAACCCGGGGCGGTCCAACAGATCGTATCCTTCCCCGCGCTCTCAACGCTGCAGCTCGGCCAAACGAACATCACCCCCGAAGACCTCCAGCACCTCGTCGGGCTGAACAAGCTCCGCTCGCTCAACCTGCACGGCACCGCGATCGACGACTCGGCCGTCGAAACCCTGTCGCAGATGAAGTCGCTGCGTCGGCTTTTCCTCTTCGACACCGGCATCTCGGCCGAGGGCATCGAACTGCTCCGCGGCGCGTTGAAAGACTGCGAGATCCTCGTCCCCCAACCCGCCGGGCCCGAGACACCCGTTGCCGAGGGGGAGGCGCCCGCCGAGGGCGAGTCCGCCGAGTACGTCGAGTGA